In Erigeron canadensis isolate Cc75 chromosome 1, C_canadensis_v1, whole genome shotgun sequence, a single window of DNA contains:
- the LOC122578561 gene encoding UDP-glucuronate 4-epimerase 6-like, protein MASSPPDTSKTTKIERYNTYIRKVNSSTKILQASSKFLFRLTLLVALILIFLFTLNYPPLSETTTTTPTTTTNHRVLATSHLLSSAFYGSGATWEKKVRGSSTPRRPNGFSVLVTGAGGFVGTHCSLALKKRGDGVLGLDNFNSYYDPSLKRARQDMLQRNGVYIVEGDLNDAELLSKLFDIVPFTHILHLAAQAGVRYAMQNPQSYVSSNIAGFVNLLEIAKNADPQPSIVWASSSSVYGLNTENPFSESHRTDQPASLYAATKKAGEEIAHTYNHIYGLSITGLRFFTVYGPWGRPDMAYFFFTKDILQGKTINIYQTHDEKEVARDFTYIDDVVKGCLGSLDTAEKSTGKGGKKRGPAQLRIYNLGNTSPVSVGKLVSILESLLNVKAKKHVIKMPRNGDVPYTHANVSLAYRDFGYKPSTDLSTGLRKFVKWYVSYYGIKPKVKKGITDTN, encoded by the coding sequence atggcctCATCACCTCCAGACACTAGCAAAACCACCAAAATAGAACGTTACAACACTTATATCCGCAAAGTTAATTCTAGTACAAAAATATTACAAGCTTCTTCTAAGTTTTTATTTCGTCTCACTCTTTTAGTAGCTCTTATTTTGATTTTCCTTTTCACTTTAAATTATCCACCACTTTCCGAAACGACAACAACCACacccacaacaacaacaaaccaTCGGGTCCTCGCGACCTCCCACCTTCTCTCCTCTGCCTTTTACGGAAGTGGAGCGACGTGGGAAAAAAAGGTCCGAGGATCCTCGACACCGCGTCGTCCCAACGGGTTTTCTGTCCTTGTCACAGGGGCAGGAGGCTTCGTTGGGACGCATTGTTCTCTCGCGTTAAAAAAACGCGGAGACGGTGTACTGGGTCTTGATAACTTTAACAGTTATTACGACCCGTCTTTAAAAAGAGCTAGACAAGATATGTTGCAACGTAACGGGGTGTATATAGTTGAAGGTGATTTAAATGATGCCGAATTGTTGTCTAAACTTTTTGACATTGTCCCTTTTACGCATATTCTTCATTTAGCCGCACAGGCTGGTGTGCGTTACGCTATGCAAAACCCCCAATCTTACGTCAGCTCCAATATTGCGGGATTTGTTAACTTGCTTGAAATCGCGAAAAATGCGGATCCTCAACCGTCTATAGTATGGGCCTCATCAAGTTCTGTTTATGGGCTGAATACAGAGAACCCATTTTCAGAATCCCATAGAACAGATCAGCCCGCAAGTCTATATGCCGCTACAAAAAAGGCTGGTGAAGAAATCGCGCATACTTATAACCACATTTACGGGCTGTCAATAACCGGGCTTAGGTTTTTTACCGTTTACGGCCCGTGGGGTAGACCAGACATGGcttattttttctttactaAAGACATATTGCAAGGTAAAACCATCAACATTTACCAGACACATGACGAGAAAGAAGTTGCGCGTGATTTCACGTACATAGACGATGTCGTAAAAGGGTGTCTGGGGTCGCTCGATACCGCAGAAAAGAGTACCGGAAAGGGTGGTAAAAAAAGAGGGCCAGCACAATTGAGAATATATAATTTAGGCAACACATCGCCCGTGTCGGTTGGCAAATTGGTGTCTATTTTGGAAAGTTTATTGAATGTCAAGGCTAAGAAACATGTGATCAAGATGCCACGAAACGGTGACGTTCCGTATACTCACGCGAACGTGAGCTTGGCGTATCGAGATTTCGGGTATAAGCCGAGTACTGATTTGTCTACTGGGTTGAGAAAGTTTGTGAAATGGTATGTCAGTTATTACGGGATTAAACCCAAGGTCAAAAAAGGAATTACTGACACCAATTGA